The genomic stretch GTCTACCACTCGAAGAAGGGCCACACGGGCGTCAAAGGCTCTAGCCGCCGACTTGGCGTAGGGCAAGACGGCCTGGGACCACTTAGAGCCATCTAGGGGAACAAGGACTCGGCTGAACATCTTTATCTCCCTTAGTTTTAGGAATTCCTCGCTCAGCTCAAAGAAGACTTATAAAAATAATCCTTTGTTAAGCAAATTATACGCCCTGCTTATCGACAACCACAGAAAAATGGGAACTATTCGCGCTTAGCGTCAAAGGAAGCTTAGCAAGCTTTATTGACGAGACATATCCAAAGACGTAAGATTCCCTGCCTGCGCATATGCTGAACGTGCCATAGCCTGTGGCTTTCCCTAAGATTTTCTACGGCTGGTGGATCGTCGCCATCTCCGCCACAGTCAACGCCATACTGACCGGCGTTTTCATCTGGGGTTCAGCGGTGTTCTTCCTGCCTATCAGCCGTGACCTGGAAATAAGCCGCGCCGCCACAGCCCTGCCCTTCTCCATCTCGCGATTTGCCGGCAGCTTCCAGAGCCCGATTTTCGGCGTCCTGGTGGACAAGTTTGGCCCCAGCCGAGTCCTCTTCCTATGCGCCGCCCTGGCCGGCCTGGGCTTTGTCTTGCTCAGCCGTGTCGACAGCTATGTACTCTACGTCCTGGTCTTCATCGGCGTCATTGGCCTGGGAATGCAGTCGGGCTTCGACGCCGCCACCATGGCTACGGTGGGTAAGTGGTTTGTGAGAAAACGCGGCGTCGCCATGTCGCTGACGGCCATAGGGTTTGCTTCGGGCGGCGCTATTCTCACGCCCCTGGTGGCCCTGGGTGTGGCCGAGCTGGGCTGGCGCGACACGTCGCTGATCATCGGCATCCTCGTCTGGGTTATTGTTCTGCCACTGTCCACCCGTCTCTACCGCTCCCCCGAATCGCGAGGCCTCCAACCCGACGGCACGCCCCGGCCGTCCTCGTCTCCAGCCGCCGCCAGCCAGACTATGGACGGCTTCAGCATTCGCGAGGCGATGACGACTCGCGCCTACTGGCAGTTGGCGTTGAGCCTGGGTCTGCGGGCGGCGGTCTTCGGCATTGTCATGGTGCAGATAGTAGCCATCATGGAGTGGAAGGGAGTGGAGGAGTCCACGGCAGGATTCCTGGTGGGGCTGATGGCCTTCCTGGGCATACCTACGGCGCTGTTCATGGGATGGCTGGGCGACCGCGTGCCCAAGAACCGCCTTGTCGCCATTGGCGACTGCACGGCATCGGTCTCTCTCCTCATCCTTCTGTTGATGGACCAGGTGCCTATTGGGGCTTTCGTGATGATCTTCGTGCTGTGGTCGCCTAACCAGGGCAACTGGCCCCTGAGCTGGGCGCTGCTGGGGGAGCGTTTCGGCAGAAAGAACTTCGGCGCGCTGAGGGGAGGGCTCATCGCCACCATGAGCGTCCTGAGCTTCGGCGCGCCCCTCTACACAGGCTGGGTCTACGACCAGACCGACAGCTACACCTGGGCGCTGGCCCCGGCCTTTGGCCTGATGCTCGCCTCGGCGGCGATGATCTGGTCTATGCCAAAGCCGCGACGAGTGGGAGCATAGTCACCGTTGGAGAGGATGTCTTAATTCTGTGTCTCACCACGTATATAGTTCAAACACTGAAAACACACAACGTGTTAAGATAAAAACTCTCGACCGAGGAAAATTTTGCGTTACTCCGATTATGCGCAAAAACGCATGCAAGCCCGAGGAATAACCGAGGATGAGGTTGAATACTGCAGATTGCGCCCCTACGAGCGAAGCTATGAATCTGATGGCGATACAATCTACATGGCAAGGTTGCCTGACGGCGGCACACTTAAAGTTCGGGTTTGAATAGTTGTAAACGGAGAGACAATCATTGATGTTTTCCGCTTGAAATGAGGGGGCGATATGGCTGCCAAGACGCCAAAAATTCTCGCTATCGAGTATGACAACAAAACTGATGCTTTGTATCTTCGTTTTAGTGATAGTAAGGTGAGCTACAGCAAGGAGATCACTTCTAATCTCATCATCGATTTTGATGAAGCTAACCACCCAGTTGGACTTGATCTCCAACGCGCTACCGAGACTATCAAGCGCAGCAAGCGGCTATCCGGTATGTTCGTATCGCCTCCCCAGCCTGGAAATATAGGCCTAGAACTGCTCATGGAATAGCGCTCACTATTAAGCGGTTTTCTCTCCATTTGCCCTAGCCTTTTCTCGACACTCTTCAGAGCGCACCAATATAATCTCGTGATGTCATTTCGGGGAGCGGCGCCAATTCCAGTCGACTGAGCTGTGCGCCGCGCCTTCATCCAGGACAAAACCTTGCTTCAGCGAATCCGAGGTGTCTATTACGGTTGGTGGATAGTCGCCTCCGCTTTTGTAGTCAACGCCATCTCCACCGGCGTTTTCTTTCTAGGTTTCTCCGTCTTCTTTCTCCCTATCCAGCGGGACCTGGACATCAGCCGGGCGGCGGCCTCCCTTCCTTTTTCCCTTTCCCGAATCGTCAGCGGCGTGACCGCGCCCTTGCTGGGCTTCAACCTGGACAAGATCGGCGCCAGCCGCGTGTTGATGCTGGCAGGCTTGCTATGCGCCCTGGGGTTCATCTTTATAGGCCTCGCCCAGAGTTTCATCATATTTCTGCTGATATTCATGTTCCTTCTGACCCCCGGCTTCCAGGGCGGAGTCGACACGCCCACCACAGCCACGGTCAGCCGGTGGTTTGTCAAAAAGCGCGCCACCGCCCTGTCCCTGGGATCCGTGGGATACGCCCTGGGCGGGGTAATCCTCACGCCGCTTCTCGCGGTATCTGTGGTCCAGTTTGGATGGCGGCCCACTGCCATCGCGACAGGAATCG from SAR202 cluster bacterium encodes the following:
- a CDS encoding universal stress protein — translated: MFSRVLVPLDGSKWSQAVLPYAKSAARAFDARVALLRVVD
- a CDS encoding MFS transporter, with translation MAFPKIFYGWWIVAISATVNAILTGVFIWGSAVFFLPISRDLEISRAATALPFSISRFAGSFQSPIFGVLVDKFGPSRVLFLCAALAGLGFVLLSRVDSYVLYVLVFIGVIGLGMQSGFDAATMATVGKWFVRKRGVAMSLTAIGFASGGAILTPLVALGVAELGWRDTSLIIGILVWVIVLPLSTRLYRSPESRGLQPDGTPRPSSSPAAASQTMDGFSIREAMTTRAYWQLALSLGLRAAVFGIVMVQIVAIMEWKGVEESTAGFLVGLMAFLGIPTALFMGWLGDRVPKNRLVAIGDCTASVSLLILLLMDQVPIGAFVMIFVLWSPNQGNWPLSWALLGERFGRKNFGALRGGLIATMSVLSFGAPLYTGWVYDQTDSYTWALAPAFGLMLASAAMIWSMPKPRRVGA
- a CDS encoding DUF2283 domain-containing protein, which translates into the protein MAAKTPKILAIEYDNKTDALYLRFSDSKVSYSKEITSNLIIDFDEANHPVGLDLQRATETIKRSKRLSGMFVSPPQPGNIGLELLME